A single window of Candidatus Neomarinimicrobiota bacterium DNA harbors:
- a CDS encoding amidohydrolase — MSVSEKLFLIIWVFLLVSCTSNNVDTVYLNGTIWTGVEGATRAQAMAVKGESLVVVGSNEKVERLKSPNTVVVDLKGRFVVPGLMDAHTHFMDGGFQLIRLNFREVDSPEDFVFKIDSAAQVMDPGQWILGGNWDHEKWGGELPHHSWVDDVSRENPVFVHRVDMHMAFANSKAMELAGITGETPDPPGGVIDRDHMTGNPTGIFREAGAKELVQRATTPPTEEERRRALQKAMDYALMSGVTQVHDMCSWEDLLTYRQVEASGEFRMRIYAAPWWTNWKNQIDYIAEHGTGNQWLQWPALKGMIDGSLGSHTAWMHDPYKDDPNTRGIIVTSDTVLFKTMMQEADEAGIRFAIHAIGTRANEWVLDQYLAVSEMNGEKERRSKIEHSQHLRTSEIERFGREGVIPSVQPYHAIDDSRWASKRVEEEILRGTYAFKSLLNSGATLVFGSDWTVAPMSPILGIYAAVTRETIDGSHLGGWYPDEKLTVEEALSAYTVSVAYAGFQENLLGTLEVGKLADFVVLSHDLFKIESEKIKNTGVLRTVVGGETRFLSTDPGGKKPIWY; from the coding sequence ATGTCCGTATCTGAAAAACTTTTTTTGATAATTTGGGTATTCTTACTGGTCTCATGCACCAGCAACAATGTTGATACAGTGTATCTGAACGGCACAATATGGACAGGTGTTGAAGGTGCTACCAGAGCACAAGCCATGGCTGTCAAAGGTGAATCACTTGTTGTGGTGGGGTCAAATGAAAAAGTGGAGCGTCTCAAAAGTCCAAATACGGTTGTTGTAGACTTGAAAGGTCGATTTGTTGTGCCTGGATTGATGGATGCTCACACGCATTTTATGGATGGGGGATTTCAACTTATCCGTCTGAATTTTAGGGAAGTGGATTCTCCTGAAGATTTCGTTTTCAAGATTGACAGCGCAGCGCAGGTAATGGATCCGGGACAATGGATCCTCGGTGGAAACTGGGATCACGAAAAGTGGGGTGGTGAATTACCACATCATTCATGGGTGGACGATGTTTCCAGAGAAAACCCTGTCTTTGTCCATAGAGTTGATATGCATATGGCCTTTGCCAATTCAAAGGCCATGGAACTGGCCGGCATAACAGGCGAAACACCTGATCCGCCGGGCGGTGTCATAGATCGGGACCATATGACTGGTAATCCAACAGGAATATTTCGGGAAGCTGGAGCTAAGGAACTGGTTCAGCGCGCTACTACTCCACCAACGGAAGAAGAACGGAGGAGAGCGCTTCAAAAGGCCATGGACTATGCACTTATGTCCGGTGTCACACAGGTACATGATATGTGTTCCTGGGAAGATTTGTTGACCTACAGACAAGTTGAGGCTTCCGGTGAATTCAGAATGCGCATTTACGCCGCTCCGTGGTGGACCAACTGGAAAAATCAGATCGACTACATTGCTGAGCACGGGACTGGAAACCAATGGCTCCAGTGGCCTGCTCTTAAGGGGATGATAGACGGTTCACTGGGCTCCCACACCGCATGGATGCATGATCCATACAAGGATGACCCCAATACCAGAGGCATCATTGTGACATCAGATACTGTCTTGTTCAAAACAATGATGCAAGAAGCTGACGAGGCAGGCATCCGGTTCGCCATACATGCTATTGGCACAAGAGCTAATGAGTGGGTCTTAGATCAGTATCTGGCAGTCAGCGAGATGAATGGCGAAAAAGAGAGACGCTCAAAAATCGAGCATTCACAACACCTCCGTACCTCAGAGATCGAGCGATTTGGGCGGGAGGGTGTCATACCTTCCGTTCAACCGTACCACGCCATCGATGACAGCAGATGGGCCTCTAAACGGGTCGAGGAAGAGATATTGCGGGGGACATATGCATTTAAGTCTCTTTTGAATAGTGGTGCTACGTTAGTGTTTGGATCAGATTGGACTGTTGCGCCCATGTCTCCCATTCTCGGTATTTATGCCGCTGTTACCCGGGAAACCATTGATGGGTCACACCTCGGTGGATGGTACCCGGATGAAAAATTGACGGTGGAGGAGGCTCTCTCCGCTTATACTGTTAGTGTGGCTTACGCAGGATTTCAGGAAAATCTTTTGGGGACGCTTGAGGTGGGGAAACTTGCCGATTTTGTTGTTCTTTCCCATGATCTATTCAAAATAGAATCCGAGAAAATTAAGAATACAGGTGTGCTGCGAACTGTTGTTGGCGGAGAGACAAGATTCCTTTCCACAGATCCCGGAGGAAAAAAGCCTATCTGGTATTGA
- a CDS encoding TIGR02206 family membrane protein: MASSLAEYLYSKDPPFIAFSLSHILGLVIAILLAIFLPIYAKRNLTERKQQLIGSTLGWLVASAYLSWVLLEIVAGTFDLKSHLPFHLCRTANLMLPFVMMKRNYRVYEILYFWGLSAMFQASFSPDIYAGFPHYHFFRFMLAHNLMIVAIVYATVVYGMRPTWQSLWRSFGVLFIFFLGTIPVNLMLGANYFWILRKPSTASLLDYFGPWPWYLFTTAFFALLHFYLVYLPFQLKDRGIRVV; the protein is encoded by the coding sequence ATGGCTTCCTCTCTTGCCGAATATCTCTATTCTAAGGATCCACCATTTATTGCCTTCAGCCTGTCTCATATTCTGGGACTGGTAATAGCCATCCTCTTGGCCATATTTCTGCCCATATACGCTAAAAGAAATTTAACTGAGCGCAAACAACAACTGATCGGTTCAACGCTTGGTTGGCTTGTGGCATCGGCATACCTGAGCTGGGTGCTCCTGGAAATTGTGGCGGGAACATTTGATCTGAAATCCCACCTGCCGTTCCATCTTTGTAGAACAGCCAATCTGATGTTACCGTTTGTCATGATGAAAAGGAATTACCGTGTCTACGAAATTCTCTATTTCTGGGGACTTTCCGCAATGTTCCAGGCAAGCTTTTCGCCGGATATCTATGCTGGTTTTCCGCACTATCATTTTTTCCGGTTTATGCTGGCTCACAATCTGATGATTGTTGCCATTGTGTATGCCACTGTTGTTTACGGCATGAGACCGACTTGGCAAAGTTTGTGGCGTTCTTTCGGTGTGTTGTTTATATTCTTTTTAGGGACGATTCCCGTGAATCTCATGTTAGGTGCAAACTATTTCTGGATACTTAGGAAACCATCAACAGCATCACTCCTCGATTATTTTGGTCCCTGGCCGTGGTACCTATTCACCACAGCCTTTTTTGCACTTCTTCATTTCTATCTTGTCTACTTGCCTTTTCAACTTAAGGATAGAGGAATAAGAGTTGTCTGA